A region of Pseudorasbora parva isolate DD20220531a chromosome 14, ASM2467924v1, whole genome shotgun sequence DNA encodes the following proteins:
- the pak2b gene encoding serine/threonine-protein kinase PAK 2b isoform X2, whose translation MSSTIFSGGGKDHALAANHSSKPLPSVPEERKRNKIISIFSGAEKGGRRKDRDKERPEISPPSDFEHTIHVGFDAVTGEFTGMPEQWARLLQTSNITKSEQKKNPQAVLDVLKFYDSTGNSRQKYLSFSSEKDGFPSGEQSPVKKTPEPSSPIKTVDDEEDDDDEEAPPPVVAPRPEHTKSVYTRPSVIDPLPPPAASPDTEVASKATDRQRPKKGKMTDEEIMDKLRTIVSIGDPKKKYTRYEKIGQGASGTVFTAIDVATGQEVAIKQINLQKQPKKELIINEILVMKELKNPNIVNFLDSFLVGEELFVVMEYLAGGSLTDVVTETCMDEAQIAAVCRECLQALEFLHANQVIHRDIKSDNVLLGMDGSVKLTDFGFCAQITPEQSKRSTMVGTPYWMAPEVVTRKAYGPKVDIWSLGIMAIEMVEGEPPYLNENPLRALYLIATNGTPELQSPEKLSPIFRDFLGRCLEMDVEKRGGSKELLQHPFLKLAKPLSSLTPLILAAKDAMKNNR comes from the exons ATGAGCAGCACGATCTTCAGCGGCGGCGGGAAGGACCACGCGCTCGCAGCCAATCACAGCTCTAAGCCCCTCCCCTCCGTGCCCGAGGAGCGCAAGCGCAACAAGATCATCTCCATCTTCTCCGGAGCCGAGAAAG GTGGCCGAAGGAAAGACCGAGATAAAGAACGACCGGAGATCTCGCCGCCCTCAGATTTCGAGCACACCATCCATGTGGGATTCGACGCGGTCACCGGCGAGTTTACG GGAATGCCGGAGCAGTGGGCCCGATTACTGCAGACCTCCAACATCACCAAGTCCGAGCAGAAGAAGAACCCGCAAGCCGTTCTGGACGTCCTGAAGTTCTACGACTCCACGGGCAACAGCCGGCAGAAGTACCTCAGCTTctcctcag AGAAGGACGGATTTCCCTCTGGTGAACAATCG CCTGTcaaaaaaacaccagagcctTCGTCCCCAATCAAAACGGTGGATGATGAAGAAGACGATGATGACGAGGAGGCGCCACCACCTGTCGTCGCACCCCGACCGGAGCACACTAAGAGC GTATATACTCGACCATCGGTCATCGACCCCCTCCCTCCGCCCGCGGCGTCTCCAGACACAGAGGTCGCGTCGAAGGCCACTGACCGACAGAGACCCAAAAAGGGCAAGATGACCGACGAAGAGATCATGGACAAGCTCA GAACCATCGTCAGCATTGGAGATCCAAAAAAGAAATACACACGCTATGAGAAGATCGGACAAGG AGCTTCGGGAACGGTGTTCACCGCCATCGACGTTGCCACGGGTCAGGAG GTGGCCATCAAGCAGATCAACCTGCAGAAGCAGCCCAAGAAAGAGCTAATCATCAATGAAATTCTCGTGATGAAGGAGCTGAAAAACCCCAACATTGTCAACTTCTTAGACAG CTTTCTGGTAGGTGAGGAGCTGTTCGTCGTGATGGAGTACTTGGCTGGCGGCTCGCTCACGGATGTCGTAACTGAGACGTGCATGGACGAGGCTCAGATCGCTGCTGTGTGCCGAGAG TGTTTGCAAGCACTGGAGTTTCTGCACGCTAATCAGGTCATTCATCGAGACATCAAGAGTGACAACGTGCTTCTGGGAATGGACGGTTCTGTCAAGCTCA CGGACTTTGGATTTTGTGCCCAAATCACTCCTGAACAGAGTAAGAGGAGCACTATGGTGGGAACGCCATATTGGATGGCTCCGGAGGTCGTGACGCGCAAAGCCTACGGACCCAAAGTCGACATTTGGTCCCTGGGCATCATGGCCATCGAGATGGTGGAGGGAGAACCACCGTACCTCAATGAGAATCCACTGAGG GCACTCTACCTGATTGCCACCAATGGGACTCCAGAGTTGCAGAGTCCTGAAAAGTTGTCGCCCATCTTCCGAGACTTCCTAGGTCGCTGTCTGGAAATGGACGTGGAGAAGAGGGGTGGAAGCAAAGAGCTTTTGCAG CACCCCTTCCTGAAGTTGGCCAAACCTCTCTCGAGTCTCACTCCTCTCATTTTGGCTGCCAAGGACGCCATGAAGAACAACCGCTAG
- the pak2b gene encoding serine/threonine-protein kinase PAK 2b isoform X1, which translates to MCDNGDLEDKPPAPPVRMSSTIFSGGGKDHALAANHSSKPLPSVPEERKRNKIISIFSGAEKGGRRKDRDKERPEISPPSDFEHTIHVGFDAVTGEFTGMPEQWARLLQTSNITKSEQKKNPQAVLDVLKFYDSTGNSRQKYLSFSSEKDGFPSGEQSPVKKTPEPSSPIKTVDDEEDDDDEEAPPPVVAPRPEHTKSVYTRPSVIDPLPPPAASPDTEVASKATDRQRPKKGKMTDEEIMDKLRTIVSIGDPKKKYTRYEKIGQGASGTVFTAIDVATGQEVAIKQINLQKQPKKELIINEILVMKELKNPNIVNFLDSFLVGEELFVVMEYLAGGSLTDVVTETCMDEAQIAAVCRECLQALEFLHANQVIHRDIKSDNVLLGMDGSVKLTDFGFCAQITPEQSKRSTMVGTPYWMAPEVVTRKAYGPKVDIWSLGIMAIEMVEGEPPYLNENPLRALYLIATNGTPELQSPEKLSPIFRDFLGRCLEMDVEKRGGSKELLQHPFLKLAKPLSSLTPLILAAKDAMKNNR; encoded by the exons ATGTGTGATAATGGGGATCTGGAGGACAAGCCGCCCGCTCCGCCTGTGAGGATGAGCAGCACGATCTTCAGCGGCGGCGGGAAGGACCACGCGCTCGCAGCCAATCACAGCTCTAAGCCCCTCCCCTCCGTGCCCGAGGAGCGCAAGCGCAACAAGATCATCTCCATCTTCTCCGGAGCCGAGAAAG GTGGCCGAAGGAAAGACCGAGATAAAGAACGACCGGAGATCTCGCCGCCCTCAGATTTCGAGCACACCATCCATGTGGGATTCGACGCGGTCACCGGCGAGTTTACG GGAATGCCGGAGCAGTGGGCCCGATTACTGCAGACCTCCAACATCACCAAGTCCGAGCAGAAGAAGAACCCGCAAGCCGTTCTGGACGTCCTGAAGTTCTACGACTCCACGGGCAACAGCCGGCAGAAGTACCTCAGCTTctcctcag AGAAGGACGGATTTCCCTCTGGTGAACAATCG CCTGTcaaaaaaacaccagagcctTCGTCCCCAATCAAAACGGTGGATGATGAAGAAGACGATGATGACGAGGAGGCGCCACCACCTGTCGTCGCACCCCGACCGGAGCACACTAAGAGC GTATATACTCGACCATCGGTCATCGACCCCCTCCCTCCGCCCGCGGCGTCTCCAGACACAGAGGTCGCGTCGAAGGCCACTGACCGACAGAGACCCAAAAAGGGCAAGATGACCGACGAAGAGATCATGGACAAGCTCA GAACCATCGTCAGCATTGGAGATCCAAAAAAGAAATACACACGCTATGAGAAGATCGGACAAGG AGCTTCGGGAACGGTGTTCACCGCCATCGACGTTGCCACGGGTCAGGAG GTGGCCATCAAGCAGATCAACCTGCAGAAGCAGCCCAAGAAAGAGCTAATCATCAATGAAATTCTCGTGATGAAGGAGCTGAAAAACCCCAACATTGTCAACTTCTTAGACAG CTTTCTGGTAGGTGAGGAGCTGTTCGTCGTGATGGAGTACTTGGCTGGCGGCTCGCTCACGGATGTCGTAACTGAGACGTGCATGGACGAGGCTCAGATCGCTGCTGTGTGCCGAGAG TGTTTGCAAGCACTGGAGTTTCTGCACGCTAATCAGGTCATTCATCGAGACATCAAGAGTGACAACGTGCTTCTGGGAATGGACGGTTCTGTCAAGCTCA CGGACTTTGGATTTTGTGCCCAAATCACTCCTGAACAGAGTAAGAGGAGCACTATGGTGGGAACGCCATATTGGATGGCTCCGGAGGTCGTGACGCGCAAAGCCTACGGACCCAAAGTCGACATTTGGTCCCTGGGCATCATGGCCATCGAGATGGTGGAGGGAGAACCACCGTACCTCAATGAGAATCCACTGAGG GCACTCTACCTGATTGCCACCAATGGGACTCCAGAGTTGCAGAGTCCTGAAAAGTTGTCGCCCATCTTCCGAGACTTCCTAGGTCGCTGTCTGGAAATGGACGTGGAGAAGAGGGGTGGAAGCAAAGAGCTTTTGCAG CACCCCTTCCTGAAGTTGGCCAAACCTCTCTCGAGTCTCACTCCTCTCATTTTGGCTGCCAAGGACGCCATGAAGAACAACCGCTAG